Proteins from one Listeria weihenstephanensis genomic window:
- a CDS encoding LPXTG cell wall anchor domain-containing protein, with translation MKKAVIFVVLFMLVGFNLVSAIPVSSANVERDFIQDVAVKNSQGSQELENAPPVEVLYNWDSGADGMAAGTVIGIDIPRELGLADQTVNLLGDDESVYGNVTLDSEKLHGELEITKDIPANLTGGFSFQAGLAADDAVLAFDMGNTVKQVAVKSVEKGLKSAITAPILTDVALTDSSGNVFTEENRPSVDSAAHLAFEWALPDALNVKNGDTYTFKLPDIFKLYSVVNGTLGDYGTFVAGTDGTVTMTFNENVETDSGVTGTLQFNTRFDGAKENTLAEQKIVFPVAESQSFEVHFVPTGGEKVMSKSGTVDQAYGPSQIDWKVRVNEKQDVLRDAVLKDAIPTGLRLDTESIAVYKLDVFTNGDVKVGGLADKSEYTISKNQNNELEITFVDGSTGSYEVRYTTLIEDASKKQFVNTAEFVTSGKPTSATGTVTVERGEHLAKQGVFDAKTGRVMWTVGFNFDNADVAQADAVLHDLFDATHRLVDGSVVVRHVSVDGNGAVSQGDVLAATDYSVIPQSSATQNGFDLHFTDGVKTAYQVTYETELVDTDADVSSVVNRVGTADSPEKTATVSTATQNITKRLVDADYHAKTMKWEQRINEHNYALDNAVIRDSFASGGLELLDDTLKLVDRDNGNAVLVVGEDYTWTADGDGFTITLLNSYAKQMTHELVLTYDTSFQLGDATVFKNDTRLEWSSTGGGTKTSTDSVTTYPDYYTQKNGFKLGNYDAQKKEITWKIGFNYNLLTIAEPILKDVIPSNQKLVADSVEVHKMELGKEAYNYSDGGVVNPSEYTLDTNDNTVTITFKNGISEGYYATFKTSLDGKLVSSYYLNEATLSDGTKSVADLDGFVLIPNGGSYVGKTGTQDGENIHWNATVNAGQSTISNAKITDTPSSNQVLLPDTIKVYGTVMESSGYFAKGAQLVEGEDYALTMHSDAETGKQSFEIAFSDTISTAYMVQYDTFIDAGDDEIVKNGIGLTGDNLTTEPTQTATEVKVRFSDGSGGATGERGALTLHKADGNSKRALAGAEFGLYNKDGSVLLRTATSDAAGEILFGSLRYGDYTVKELNAPSGYFKSASSEAGIAVTVNSKNQDLTVENEAFVGEAKLTKFEKGTTERLADATFSLMKGAEVIQTDLKTDENGEIVVRDLEPGDYSFVETAAPQGYKINAEPQDFTIGEKQKAPVNVTVEDEVILGTLLITKQDHTTKMPLSGAIFDLQDSDGNTVKSGVISDFEGKIEMANLPLGNYKLVETQAPTDYVRGDTVIPITISKATSERNLYYETVDNELAKGGVILTKTDSVNAQKHLAGAIFDLKDVDGNAIQTNLTTDKNGVLVIADLEPGDYYFVETAAPQGYKLDATPLPFSIVKSQQEFVNVAVSNEILAGPEELPTPNVPGDEVEPPSGEAPQEEIPRGETPQEVVTPNGGSPQKVVGNPVVTPVGSQALPTIKAVKPEATQSLPTTGDTQNETLIWLGWGLILMSGIYLSRRQK, from the coding sequence ATGAAGAAGGCAGTTATTTTTGTTGTTTTATTTATGTTGGTTGGGTTTAATTTGGTGTCGGCGATTCCAGTGAGTTCGGCGAATGTGGAACGGGATTTTATTCAGGATGTGGCAGTGAAAAATAGCCAGGGGTCGCAGGAACTTGAAAATGCGCCGCCTGTGGAAGTGTTGTATAATTGGGATTCTGGTGCGGATGGAATGGCAGCGGGGACGGTAATTGGGATTGATATTCCGCGGGAACTGGGTCTTGCTGATCAAACGGTGAATTTGTTGGGTGATGATGAAAGCGTTTACGGGAATGTGACTTTGGATAGTGAGAAGTTGCACGGAGAATTGGAGATTACGAAGGATATTCCGGCTAACTTGACGGGAGGATTTAGTTTTCAGGCGGGGTTAGCGGCGGATGATGCTGTGCTTGCTTTTGACATGGGAAATACGGTGAAGCAGGTCGCGGTGAAATCGGTGGAAAAGGGATTGAAAAGTGCTATTACTGCGCCGATTTTGACGGATGTAGCTTTGACGGACAGTTCTGGGAACGTGTTCACGGAGGAAAACCGGCCGTCTGTTGATTCGGCGGCGCATTTGGCGTTTGAATGGGCTTTGCCAGACGCGTTGAACGTGAAAAATGGGGATACGTATACGTTTAAGCTGCCGGATATTTTCAAATTATACTCGGTGGTGAATGGAACGCTGGGCGATTATGGGACGTTTGTTGCGGGGACGGATGGGACGGTAACGATGACGTTTAATGAAAATGTGGAGACGGATTCTGGCGTCACGGGCACGTTGCAGTTTAATACGCGATTTGATGGGGCTAAGGAGAATACGCTAGCGGAGCAGAAGATTGTGTTCCCAGTTGCGGAGTCACAGAGTTTTGAGGTGCATTTTGTTCCAACTGGTGGCGAGAAGGTGATGTCAAAGTCGGGGACGGTGGATCAGGCGTATGGGCCGAGTCAGATTGACTGGAAGGTACGTGTGAATGAGAAGCAGGATGTGTTGCGGGACGCGGTTTTGAAGGATGCTATTCCGACGGGGCTGAGGTTGGATACGGAGAGTATTGCGGTTTATAAACTGGATGTATTTACGAATGGGGACGTGAAAGTTGGCGGATTGGCTGACAAATCGGAGTATACTATTTCGAAAAATCAGAATAATGAGCTGGAAATTACGTTTGTAGATGGTTCGACTGGGAGTTATGAGGTTCGCTATACGACGCTGATTGAGGATGCGAGTAAGAAGCAGTTTGTGAATACGGCGGAGTTTGTGACATCGGGGAAACCGACGAGCGCGACGGGGACTGTGACGGTGGAACGCGGGGAACATTTGGCGAAGCAGGGTGTTTTTGATGCGAAAACTGGACGGGTGATGTGGACGGTTGGCTTTAATTTTGATAATGCGGATGTAGCGCAAGCAGACGCGGTGCTGCATGATTTGTTTGACGCGACACATCGATTAGTGGACGGCTCGGTCGTTGTGCGGCATGTGAGCGTGGATGGGAATGGTGCGGTGTCGCAGGGTGATGTGCTGGCGGCGACGGATTATTCGGTGATTCCGCAGTCGAGCGCGACGCAAAATGGGTTTGATTTGCATTTTACAGACGGGGTGAAAACGGCGTATCAGGTGACGTATGAGACGGAGCTTGTGGACACGGATGCGGATGTAAGTAGTGTTGTGAATCGTGTTGGGACGGCTGATTCTCCTGAGAAAACGGCGACGGTGAGTACAGCGACGCAAAATATTACGAAACGCTTGGTTGACGCGGATTATCATGCGAAGACGATGAAGTGGGAGCAGCGAATTAATGAGCATAATTATGCGTTAGATAATGCGGTTATTCGGGATAGTTTTGCTTCGGGGGGCTTGGAACTCCTTGATGATACGCTGAAATTGGTGGATCGTGATAATGGAAATGCTGTGCTGGTCGTTGGTGAGGATTATACATGGACGGCGGATGGCGACGGTTTTACGATCACACTTTTGAATAGTTATGCAAAACAGATGACTCATGAGCTTGTGTTGACGTACGATACGAGTTTCCAGCTGGGTGATGCGACGGTTTTCAAAAATGATACGCGTTTAGAATGGAGTAGCACTGGCGGTGGAACGAAGACAAGTACGGATTCCGTGACGACCTATCCGGATTATTATACGCAAAAAAATGGTTTTAAACTTGGAAACTATGATGCGCAAAAAAAAGAAATAACGTGGAAAATCGGCTTTAATTATAATTTGTTAACGATTGCAGAGCCAATTTTGAAGGATGTGATTCCGAGTAATCAGAAGTTAGTAGCGGACTCGGTTGAAGTGCATAAAATGGAGCTGGGCAAGGAGGCGTATAATTATTCAGATGGTGGCGTTGTAAATCCGAGTGAATATACGCTTGATACGAATGATAATACAGTGACGATTACGTTCAAAAATGGTATTTCGGAAGGATATTATGCGACGTTTAAGACTAGTTTGGACGGAAAGTTGGTGTCTTCGTATTATTTGAACGAGGCGACGCTTTCGGATGGGACTAAGTCTGTGGCTGATTTGGATGGTTTTGTCTTGATACCAAATGGGGGCAGTTATGTTGGTAAAACGGGGACGCAAGATGGGGAGAATATTCATTGGAATGCGACGGTGAATGCAGGGCAGTCCACTATATCGAACGCGAAAATCACGGATACGCCGAGCTCGAATCAAGTTTTGCTCCCGGATACGATCAAGGTTTATGGTACGGTAATGGAATCTAGTGGTTATTTTGCGAAAGGTGCGCAGTTAGTTGAGGGCGAGGATTACGCGCTTACGATGCATAGTGACGCCGAAACTGGGAAGCAATCGTTTGAGATTGCGTTTAGTGACACGATTTCGACGGCTTATATGGTTCAGTATGACACATTTATTGACGCGGGGGATGATGAGATTGTCAAAAATGGGATCGGGCTGACTGGTGATAATCTCACGACAGAGCCTACGCAAACTGCGACCGAAGTGAAAGTCCGGTTTTCTGATGGTTCGGGCGGTGCAACGGGTGAGCGCGGGGCTTTGACGCTTCACAAAGCAGACGGTAACTCAAAACGAGCGCTGGCAGGGGCGGAATTCGGCCTGTACAATAAGGACGGTAGTGTGTTGCTTCGAACGGCAACGTCTGATGCAGCTGGTGAAATTTTATTCGGTTCTTTGCGCTACGGGGATTATACGGTGAAAGAGCTGAATGCACCATCTGGTTACTTCAAATCGGCGAGCTCGGAGGCTGGTATTGCAGTGACAGTGAACTCGAAAAATCAGGATTTGACCGTTGAAAATGAAGCTTTTGTTGGCGAGGCAAAACTGACCAAATTTGAAAAAGGAACGACGGAACGCTTGGCGGATGCTACGTTTAGCTTGATGAAGGGTGCGGAGGTCATTCAAACCGATTTAAAAACAGATGAAAATGGCGAAATCGTTGTGCGTGATTTAGAACCAGGAGATTATAGTTTTGTGGAAACAGCTGCGCCACAAGGCTATAAAATAAACGCGGAGCCGCAAGACTTCACGATTGGCGAGAAGCAGAAAGCGCCGGTGAATGTGACTGTGGAGGACGAAGTGATTTTAGGAACGTTGCTTATCACGAAGCAGGATCATACGACAAAAATGCCGTTGTCGGGTGCGATATTTGACTTGCAGGATAGTGATGGAAATACTGTGAAATCAGGGGTTATTAGTGATTTTGAAGGAAAGATAGAGATGGCAAATTTGCCGTTGGGGAACTATAAGCTTGTGGAAACGCAGGCGCCGACGGATTATGTGCGTGGGGATACCGTAATTCCGATTACCATTTCCAAGGCTACAAGCGAGCGAAATCTTTACTACGAAACGGTGGATAATGAGTTGGCAAAAGGTGGCGTCATTTTGACTAAAACGGATAGCGTGAATGCACAGAAACATTTAGCGGGCGCCATTTTTGATTTGAAGGATGTGGATGGGAACGCGATACAAACAAATTTGACGACGGATAAAAATGGCGTGCTTGTGATAGCGGACTTGGAGCCAGGAGATTATTATTTTGTGGAAACAGCTGCGCCACAAGGTTACAAATTAGATGCCACGCCGCTTCCTTTTTCGATCGTGAAATCGCAGCAGGAATTTGTGAATGTCGCGGTGAGCAATGAAATTTTGGCGGGACCAGAGGAATTACCAACGCCGAACGTGCCAGGGGATGAAGTGGAGCCGCCAAGTGGAGAGGCACCGCAAGAAGAAATTCCTCGTGGAGAAACACCGCAAGAAGTTGTAACGCCAAATGGTGGATCGCCGCAGAAAGTGGTTGGGAATCCAGTGGTAACACCGGTTGGTAGTCAAGCGTTACCAACGATTAAAGCGGTAAAACCTGAGGCAACTCAAAGTTTACCAACAACAGGTGACACGCAAAATGAAACGCTGATTTGGCTCGGCTGGGGACTTATATTAATGAGTGGAATCTATTTAAGTAGACGCCAAAAATAA
- the cydD gene encoding thiol reductant ABC exporter subunit CydD has protein sequence MGRDLLKYQGIKPILAMLAVLTIVQGAAIIAMARYLATAITTLFHGEPWGNALFDLGLFAGAYLVRHFLNVWKRKIVYDYAAKTGTKMRQELLSKLFLLGPRYTSAEGTGKVVTMVMEGVADFRRYLELFLPKLMNMSIIPVMILIYVFIEDGTSGTILILTLPILILFLIMIGLATKKQADRQFETHRVLSNHFVDSLKGLETLKYLGISRSHEGNIAKVSEDYRKATMGTLRMAFLSSFALDFFTMLSVATVAVFLGLGLIEMTMNLPIALGILILAPEYFLPVREVGSDYHATLDGQEAGRVIQEIINKDVTEVAADQKLEFDANTSFTLQNVTVQHQADSPTSLDAANFTVSGFEKIGIIGATGAGKSTMIDVLSGFLEPTAGEFIWNDTERVQLRDAAWQSQVTYIPQHPYLFHETVRENIRFYAPDSTDAAVEQAANEAGLRDLVAELDAGYDTLVGEAGRVLSGGQEQRIAIARAFLSDRRIVLMDEPTAHLDIETEYELKQPMLDLFENRLVFFATHRLHWMLEMDRIIVLDHGAIVEVGTHEELIAKNGFYAKLIKAQLEEI, from the coding sequence ATGGGTAGAGATTTATTAAAATACCAAGGTATAAAACCGATCCTTGCAATGCTAGCCGTCCTGACAATTGTTCAGGGCGCGGCTATCATCGCGATGGCAAGATATTTAGCAACTGCGATTACAACGTTATTTCACGGGGAACCGTGGGGGAACGCGCTGTTCGATTTAGGCCTCTTTGCGGGGGCTTATCTCGTACGGCATTTTTTGAATGTATGGAAACGCAAAATAGTCTATGATTATGCTGCAAAAACAGGGACGAAGATGCGCCAGGAACTGCTTTCAAAATTGTTTCTACTTGGGCCGCGCTATACAAGTGCGGAAGGGACAGGGAAAGTCGTGACGATGGTGATGGAAGGCGTCGCTGATTTTCGACGCTATTTGGAGCTCTTTTTGCCGAAATTGATGAATATGTCTATTATTCCTGTGATGATTTTAATCTACGTATTTATAGAAGATGGGACGTCGGGCACGATTTTGATTTTGACGTTGCCGATTTTGATTCTATTTTTGATTATGATTGGGCTGGCAACGAAGAAACAGGCGGATCGCCAGTTTGAGACGCATCGTGTGTTGTCGAATCATTTTGTGGACTCGCTAAAGGGACTTGAAACGCTGAAATATTTGGGGATTAGTCGCTCGCATGAGGGGAATATTGCGAAGGTGAGTGAGGATTACCGGAAGGCAACGATGGGGACTTTGCGAATGGCGTTCTTGTCTTCGTTTGCGCTGGACTTCTTTACGATGCTTTCGGTTGCGACGGTGGCGGTGTTTCTAGGGCTAGGTTTGATTGAAATGACGATGAATTTGCCGATCGCGCTCGGGATACTTATTTTAGCACCGGAGTACTTTTTGCCGGTTCGTGAGGTTGGCTCGGATTATCACGCGACGCTAGACGGTCAAGAGGCGGGACGTGTGATTCAGGAGATTATTAATAAGGACGTGACGGAGGTTGCGGCGGATCAGAAGTTGGAGTTCGACGCGAATACGTCGTTTACTTTGCAAAATGTGACGGTGCAACATCAGGCGGACTCGCCGACTTCGCTTGACGCGGCGAATTTTACGGTTTCGGGTTTTGAAAAGATCGGGATTATTGGTGCAACGGGGGCTGGGAAGTCAACGATGATCGATGTGCTGAGTGGCTTTTTGGAACCGACGGCGGGTGAATTTATTTGGAACGACACTGAACGTGTGCAGTTGCGTGATGCGGCTTGGCAGAGTCAGGTGACGTATATTCCGCAGCACCCGTACCTTTTTCATGAAACGGTGCGCGAGAATATTCGTTTTTATGCACCGGATAGTACGGACGCGGCAGTGGAGCAGGCGGCGAATGAGGCTGGGTTGCGCGATTTAGTGGCGGAGCTTGATGCGGGTTATGATACGCTTGTTGGTGAGGCTGGGCGTGTGCTTAGTGGTGGTCAGGAGCAGCGGATTGCAATTGCGCGGGCTTTTCTTAGTGATCGCCGAATTGTGTTGATGGATGAACCGACGGCGCATTTGGATATTGAGACGGAGTATGAGTTGAAGCAGCCGATGCTTGATTTATTTGAGAACCGTCTTGTCTTTTTTGCGACGCATCGTTTGCATTGGATGCTTGAAATGGACCGGATTATTGTGCTGGATCATGGTGCGATTGTGGAAGTTGGCACGCACGAAGAATTGATCGCGAAAAATGGCTTTTATGCGAAATTAATCAAAGCCCAATTGGAGGAGATCTGA
- the cydC gene encoding thiol reductant ABC exporter subunit CydC, which produces MIKSSWIGPYIKQNRMLFLWVILLGLLTVFSTGALMFTSGYLISTAATIPETILLIYVPIVGVRAFGIMRAVSRYVERLASHSLVLRILAKMRVRLYRIIEPQALLMRSRYRTGDILGLLSDDIEHLQNYYLTTLLPNIVAMVLYGGIVISLGVFSIPFAILFFAYIALLVLVMPWVSLLYARGKNAYMKQERNKLYQKFTDAVFGISDWMFSGREKSFIADYEADEKLMLAAETKQARFATLRDFIGQLIIGVMVLSMVYWTNEQVVDGVFEPTFIAAFVLAILALSESFIPVSNAVSDGSLYKDSIARLEEIEDAELLTWEEEGALEKVAIDTQNVTLRTEKLTFGYTDVKPVLRDLDFELKQGEKIAILGRSGTGKSTFLKLVQGALAPTSGSVTLNGDDVAKLRPQIADMISMLNQKAHLFNTTVLNNIRMGNQDATDEEVAEVAKQVKLHDFIMSMPDGYHTQMTEMGARFSGGERQRIALARILLQDTPIVVLDEPTVGLDPITEKELLGTIFETLQGKSLVWVTHHLVGVEKMDRVLFLENGEIIMEGTHQELLHQEERYRHLYELDRPIKL; this is translated from the coding sequence ATGATAAAAAGTAGCTGGATTGGGCCGTATATCAAACAAAATCGGATGCTTTTCCTCTGGGTTATTTTGCTCGGGTTGTTGACGGTATTTTCAACGGGAGCGTTAATGTTTACATCGGGATATTTGATCTCGACAGCGGCAACGATTCCGGAGACAATTTTACTTATTTATGTGCCGATCGTTGGTGTGCGGGCATTCGGAATCATGCGTGCGGTATCGCGTTACGTCGAACGTCTGGCGAGTCATTCGCTCGTTTTGCGGATTTTGGCGAAAATGCGTGTGCGTTTGTACCGTATTATTGAACCGCAAGCTTTGTTGATGCGTTCGCGTTACCGGACGGGGGATATTTTGGGGCTTCTTTCGGATGATATCGAGCATTTGCAAAATTACTATTTGACGACGCTACTTCCGAACATTGTGGCAATGGTTTTATATGGTGGGATTGTGATTTCACTTGGCGTCTTTTCGATTCCGTTTGCGATTCTATTTTTCGCTTATATCGCGCTGCTCGTTCTTGTGATGCCTTGGGTGTCGCTACTTTATGCGCGTGGAAAAAATGCGTACATGAAGCAGGAACGGAATAAGTTGTATCAAAAATTCACCGATGCTGTGTTTGGTATCAGTGACTGGATGTTCAGTGGTCGTGAAAAAAGCTTTATCGCGGATTATGAGGCGGATGAGAAATTGATGCTGGCGGCTGAAACGAAACAGGCGCGTTTTGCGACATTGCGCGACTTTATTGGGCAACTGATCATCGGAGTTATGGTGCTGTCGATGGTGTATTGGACAAACGAGCAAGTCGTGGATGGCGTTTTTGAACCGACGTTTATCGCGGCGTTTGTGTTAGCGATTTTAGCTTTATCGGAGAGCTTTATTCCGGTGAGTAATGCGGTCAGTGATGGCTCGCTTTACAAGGATTCGATTGCGCGTTTGGAAGAGATTGAGGACGCGGAACTTCTGACTTGGGAAGAGGAAGGCGCGCTTGAAAAAGTGGCGATCGATACGCAAAATGTAACTTTACGTACGGAAAAACTGACTTTTGGTTACACAGATGTGAAACCTGTTTTGCGAGATTTGGATTTTGAGTTGAAGCAAGGCGAGAAAATCGCAATTTTAGGCCGAAGTGGTACTGGGAAATCGACATTTTTGAAATTAGTGCAAGGGGCTTTGGCGCCAACATCAGGCTCGGTTACGTTAAACGGGGACGATGTGGCGAAACTTCGACCGCAAATCGCGGACATGATTTCGATGCTGAATCAGAAGGCACATTTGTTTAATACGACGGTTTTGAACAATATTCGAATGGGAAATCAGGATGCAACGGATGAAGAAGTCGCAGAGGTCGCGAAACAAGTGAAGTTGCACGACTTTATTATGAGCATGCCGGATGGATATCATACGCAGATGACGGAGATGGGCGCGCGCTTTTCTGGTGGTGAACGTCAACGGATTGCACTAGCTCGGATTTTGTTACAAGATACGCCGATTGTAGTGCTAGATGAGCCAACTGTGGGACTTGATCCGATTACTGAGAAGGAACTACTGGGAACTATTTTTGAGACGCTGCAAGGGAAGTCGCTCGTTTGGGTGACGCATCATCTTGTTGGTGTGGAGAAAATGGATCGGGTATTATTCTTAGAGAACGGGGAAATCATCATGGAGGGAACACATCAGGAATTGTTGCATCAGGAAGAACGTTATCGTCACTTGTATGAGTTGGATCGTCCAATTAAGCTGTGA